The Candida dubliniensis CD36 chromosome 2, complete sequence genome contains a region encoding:
- a CDS encoding TATA-binding protein-associated factor, putative (2 probable transmembrane helices predicted by TMHMM2.0 at aa 1166-1188 and 1208-1230;~Similar to S. cerevisiae MOT1;~In S. cerevisiae: essential abundant protein involved in regulation of transcription, removes Spt15p (TBP) from DNA via its C-terminal ATPase activity, forms a complex with TBP that binds TATA DNA with high affinity but with altered specificity.): MSRLDRLVVLLETGSTPFIRNTAADQLSDLAKAHPEDTINLLGRVYPYLKSKKWETRIAAARAFGGIVNNAPLWDPNSEKQIKLEKDTEQVFVKEELQTDPIVKKEFPQDEIIIKKEQDEELQKLTKNLSNLINFDSFSLQELIKCGTKLLASKSDDTDSDDYANDVTLLGRIKRHRSSIIPKEKTNPELSKENSPDPHVKEEPIVKQEHTGHQQQDIQTSASASPPPPPSGSNKPVSSARLKAMQRRRAKASAKNGANKIRSVDISQSSLSRQMMENGEGMDIDSKDSTPQFDVTSQQGGNKLVVETKTSELSPLLSQQNKVAGLIWQFQGVYELLLADLFDDQWEIRHGAALGLRELVKKHGKGAGRVMNKTQQENDTNNAATLEDLAVRICVIFVLDRFGDYVSDTVVAPVRESVAQTLAALLIHLNEDTVVKIFHCLNSMVLQKDMVPKCWEAKHGGILGVRYLVSVRTDILLANPAMFDDVVTMVLSGLKESDDDVQSVAALTLTPIASQFVTTRKNVIGTLLTVIWDCLVNLRDDLSASIGSVMDLLAKLCSHKEVIEIMQQDASENKDNSFENLVPRLFPFLRHSITNVRKAVLRTILEFLSIEDSSTKAWINAKALRLVYQNLLVEQNIDVLNLSAQVYEKLLLEMTNNNINIDVIFTKQSKSLLTLTMTPIGISRHTYSMNTTLIMRPSGEMLGPLQDDDCRGKKRKPDENTTDIPVEDLKVNIDSPIYKGDVMLVGYDKLIGMRCAASAAFGKTLSYMQSEETLLKIFEAILGYLKSSHATSVLLSAFIVEEYATALKQRGLKPNEKIVALLSETFNQVLSEPESLPHFRELVPTLKSVRTSCLQLFDVFVTAGKISPSRIPQIPVVVQGEAEAGPGAFGLDTAEKICNENFVKLKKHLSASHRLSANQALEDAKHRISVAMEESQLAFTSRANSIFAGFAAASLALAGVPKKLNPIIKSLMESVKSEETLVLQKRSVFSVARLVQQLVDVGKKGASDKIVKNLCAFLCVDTSEVPEFHHNVGFKDNILSLRKEEAQIDPTDVAAHERAVREAKVKRNGALMTLDQLLHIYGSKLFDQVAKLKEMMIEPLRYLSQTEEVSQDELKGQSVIDALGILRALFPKMDKALYPEITDNLDLFLPGLQSEYSVFRYSTAKCLATICSVIPAKAFIFIVNSVLPMLKNAGDVKQRQGAIETVYHISAAMGAGILPYVMFLIVPVMGRMSDSDHDVRVLAATTFASIIKLVPLEAGIPDPEDMPQELLEGRDRERDFIQQMMDPTKIKPFDLPVTIKATLRKYQQEGVNWLAFLNKYHLHGILCDDMGLGKTLQTICIVSSDHHIREEKFKETKSAEYRKLPSLVICPPSLIGHWEQEINQYASFMKVLVYAGNPSIRIPLRSQIPDVDVVVTSYDVCRNDVDSLTKHDYNYCVLDEGHIIKNASSKLSKSVKRVKAEHRLILSGTPIQNNVLELWSLFDFLMPGFLGTEKVFHEKFAKPIAASRNSKTSSKEQEAGALAMESLHKQVLPFMLRRLKEDVLSDLPPKIIQDYYCELSDLQKKLYKDFAKTQKESIKTEVQGSEKEGKTHVFQALQYMRKLCNHPALVMSEQHPKFAEINKFLIARNSDLRNIEHSPKLLSLKNLLLECGIGSQDSEYNNSSKKKSLQHQQQQQLISADGVISEHRALIFCQLKDMLDIVENELLRKYLPSVTFMRLDGSTDPRDRQSIVRKFNEDPSIDVLLLTTKVGGLGLNLTGADTVIFVEHDWNPMNDLQAMDRAHRLGQKKVVNVYRLITKDTLEEKIMGLQKFKMNIASTIVNQQNAGLQSMDTNQLLDLFDVDDTGNGNGNGGKIEEPIKEETDTNGGGGPANGDIPDDITGGLTGKAAGAVGELADLWDESQYEEEYNLDNFIKTLK; encoded by the coding sequence ATGTCAAGATTAGATCGATTAGTAGTATTATTGGAGACAGGATCTACACCATTCATTAGAAACACTGCAGCTGATCAATTATCTGATCTAGCCAAAGCTCATCCAGAAGatacaatcaatttattaggAAGAGTTTATCCATATTTGAAATCGAAAAAATGGGAAACAAGAATTGCTGCTGCTAGAGCATTTGGTGGTATTGTTAATAATGCTCCATTATGGGATCCAAATTCAGAAAAGCAAataaaattggaaaaagatACCGAACAAGTATTTGTTAAAGAGGAACTACAAACAGATCCAATAgttaaaaaagaatttcctcaagatgaaattattataaaaaagGAACAAGATGAAGAACTACAGAAACTTACTAAAAATTTATCTAATCTAATTAACTTTGACTCCTTCAGtttacaagaattgattaaatgTGGCACTAAACTTTTAGCATCAAAACTGGATGATACCGATTCAGATGATTATGCCAATGACGTAACACTACTTGGTAGAATTAAAAGACATAGATCAAGCATAATAccgaaagaaaaaacaaacccAGAATTATCCAAAGAAAACTCCCCTGATCCACATGTGAAAGAGGAGCCCATAGTAAAACAAGAACATACTGGgcatcaacaacaagacaTTCAAACATCAGCAAGTGCTTCTccacctccaccaccaAGTGGTTCAAATAAACCAGTATCAAGTGCTAGATTAAAGGCTATGCAAAGGAGGAGAGCTAAAGCAAGTGCCAAAAACGGTGCCAATAAAATCCGTTCAGTCGATATATCTCAAAGTTCTTTATCCAGACAAATGATGGAAAATGGGGAAGGAATGGACATAGATTCCAAAGATTCAACTCCACAATTTGACGTCACATCCCAACAAGGTGGTAATAAATTAGTCGTTGAAACTAAAACTTCAGAATTGTCACCTCTATTGTCGCAACAGAATAAGGTAGCAGGATTAATTTGGCAATTTCAAGGTGTTTATGAATTACTTCTAGctgatttatttgatgaCCAATGGGAAATAAGGCATGGCGCAGCCTTGGGATTGAGAGAGTTGGTGAAAAAACACGGCAAAGGTGCTGGTAGAGTGATGAACAAAActcaacaagaaaatgataCAAACAATGCTGCTACTTTGGAAGATTTAGCTGTAAGAATATGTGTGATATTTGTGCTTGATAGATTTGGTGATTATGTATCAGACACTGTTGTAGCCCCTGTTCGTGAGTCGGTGGCTCAAACATTAGCTGCGTTATTGATACATTTGAACGAAGACACTGTTGTCAAAATTTTCCATTGCTTAAATTCAATGGTTTTACAAAAGGATATGGTTCCAAAATGCTGGGAAGCTAAACATGGTGGGATACTAGGCGTACGATATCTTGTTAGTGTTAGGACTGACATATTGCTAGCTAATCCTGCAATGTTTGACGATGTGGTGACCATGGTGCTAAGTGGTTTAAAAGAAAGTGACGATGATGTCCAATCAGTAGCCGCTTTGACCCTTACGCCAATTGCTTCGCAATTTGTAACtacaagaaaaaatgtTATTGGGACATTATTGACGGTTATATGGGATTGTCTTGTCAATTTACGTGACGATTTGTCTGCATCGATAGGTTCTGTTATGGATTTGTTGGCAAAACTATGCAGCCACAAAGAAGTCATTGAAATAATGCAACAGGATGCTAGTGAAAATAAAGACAACTCATTTGAAAACCTTGTGCCCAGATTGTTTCCATTTTTGAGACACTCTATTACAAATGTCCGGAAAGCTGTTTTGAGAACaattttggaatttttGTCTATTGAAGATAGCTCTACCAAAGCTTGGATCAATGCTAAGGCTTTGAGATTAGTATATCAAAATCTATTGGTGGAACAAAACATTGAtgttttgaatttatcAGCACAAGTATATGAGAAATTATTACTTGAAATGACCAATAACAACATTAATATTGATGTAATTTTTACAAAGCAATCAAAGTCTTTATTGACTTTGACAATGACACCTATTGGTATTTCAAGACATACTTATTCAATGAATACTACTTTAATAATGAGACCATCAGGAGAAATGTTGGGACCATTGCAAGATGATGATTGTCGTGGCAAGAAACGTAAACCTGATGAAAATACTACAGATATTCCTGTAGAAGATTTAAAAGTTAATATTGATTCCCCAATTTATAAAGGTGATGTAATGTTAGTTGGTTACGACAAGTTAATTGGCATGAGATGTGCTGCCTCAGCTGCATTTGGTAAAACCTTATCATACATGCAATCAGAAGAgacattattaaaaatttttgaagcGATTTTAGgatatttgaaatcatCCCATGCCACATCAGTTTTATTAAGTGCatttattgttgaagaGTATGCTACAGCTTTGAAACAAAGAGGTTTAAAACCAAATGAGAAAATTGTTGCTTTGTTGAGTGAGACATTTAACCAGGTTTTACTGGAACCGGAAAGTTTGCCACATTTCCGAGAATTGGTTCCTACATTGAAATCAGTTAGGACATCTTGCTTGCAATTATTCGATGTGTTTGTTACTGCGGGAAAAATTTCTCCATCAAGAATCCCACAAATCCCAGTTGTTGTTCAAGGTGAAGCAGAGGCTGGACCAGGTGCATTTGGACTTGATACTGCTGAGAAAATTTGTAATGAGAATTTTGTTAAACTTAAAAAACATTTGTCTGCATCCCATAGATTATCTGCCAATCAAGCTCTTGAAGATGCCAAACATAGAATCCTGGTTGCAATGGAAGAGTCACAATTAGCTTTCACATCGAGAGCAAACAGTATATTTGCTGGATTTGCTGCTGCAAGTTTAGCCTTGGCAGGTGTACCAAAAAAGTTAAATCCAATTATAAAGTCATTAATGGAAAGTGTAAAGCTGGAAGAAACATTGGTTCTTCAGAAACGGTCGGTGTTTTCCGTTGCCAGATTAGTACAACAACTTGTTGATGTTGGTAAAAAAGGTGCTTCAGATAAAATTGTCAAGAATTTATGTGCATTTTTATGTGTTGATACTTCAGAAGTGCCTGAATTTCATCATAATGTTGGTTTTAAAGACaatattttatcattaagaaaagaagaagcacAAATTGATCCTACAGATGTGGCTGCACATGAACGAGCAGTACGTGAAGCCAAAGTCAAACGTAATGGTGCTTTGATGACTTTAGATCAATTGTTGCACATTTATGGatctaaattatttgatcaaGTTGcgaaattgaaagaaatgatGATTGAGCCATTGCGATACTTGTCCCAAACAGAAGAAGTATCTCAAGATGAATTGAAAGGTCAAAGTGTCATAGATGCCTTGGGTATACTTCGTGCGTTATTTCCAAAAATGGATAAGGCATTGTATCCTGAAATCACTGATAACTTGGATTTGTTTTTACCTGGTTTGCAATCAGAATATTCAGTGTTTAGGTATTCTACTGCTAAATGTTTAGCTACTATTTGTTCTGTGATTCCTGCCAAGGCATTTATCTTTATAGTAAATTCAGTTTTACcaatgttgaaaaatgcTGGGGATGTGAAACAAAGACAAGGAGCAATTGAAACTGTTTATCACATTTCTGCCGCTATGGGTGCCGGCATCTTGCCCTATGTGatgtttttgattgttCCAGTAATGGGGAGAATGAGTGATTCTGATCATGATGTGCGTGTTTTGGCTGCCACCACTTTTGCttcaattatcaaattggtTCCATTAGAAGCTGGGATCCCTGATCCTGAAGATATGCCACAAGAATTACTTGAAGGTAGAGATAGAGAAAGAGATTTTATTCAACAGATGATGGATCCTACTAAGATTAAACCGTTTGATTTGCCAGTTACTATTAAAGCTACTTTACGTAAATATCAACAAGAAGGGGTTAATTGGTTGGCATTCTTAAACAAGTATCATTTACATGGTATATTGTGTGACGATATGGGATTAGGTAAAACTTTACAAACTATTTGTATTGTGTCTTCAGACCACCATATTAGAGAAGAGAAATTCAAAGAAACTAAATCAGCAGAATATCGAAAATTGCCTTCGTTGGTGATTTGTCCTCCTTCTTTGATAGGTCATTGGGAGCaagaaatcaatcaatatgCTTCATTTATGAAAGTGCTTGTATATGCTGGGAATCCAAGTATTAGAATTCCCTTGCGAAGCCAAATAcctgatgttgatgttgttgttacttCATATGATGTTTGCAGAAATGATGTTGATTCTTTAACAAAGCATGATTACAATTATTGTGTATTAGATGAAGGGCATATTATCAAGAATGCCAGTTCCAAATTATCGAAATCAGTTAAACGAGTGAAAGCTGAACATAGACTAATTTTATCTGGTACCCCAATTCAAAACAATGTTTTAGAATTGTGgtcattatttgatttcttaATGCCGGGGTTTTTAGGTACTGAGAAAGTTTTCCACGAAAAATTTGCTAAACCAATTGCTGCTAGTAGAAATAGTAAAACTTCTTCTAAAGAGCAAGAAGCAGGAGCTTTGGCAATGGAATCATTACATAAACAAGTATTACCATTTATGTTACGTCGTCTTAAAGAGGATGTTTTGTCGGATTTGCCACCAAAGATCAttcaagattattattgtgAATTGAGTGATttacaaaagaaattatacAAAGATTTTGCTAAAACTCAAAAGGAAAGTATTAAAACTGAAGTTCAAGGTTCTGAAAAGGAAGGTAAAACTCATGTTTTCCAAGCTTTACAATACATGAGAAAATTATGTAATCATCCTGCATTGGTGATGTCAGAACAACATCCTAAGTTTGCTGagattaataaatttttaattgccAGAAACTCGGATTTAAGAAATATAGAACATTCACCAAAATTACTTTCtttgaagaatttattattagaatgTGGTATTGGATCTCAAGATTCAGAATATAACAACAgtctgaagaagaaaagtctccaacatcaacaacaacaacaacttatTTCTGCTGACGGAGTGATTTCAGAACATAGAGCTTTAATTTTCTGTCAATTAAAAGATATGTTGGATATAGTTGAGAATGAATTGTTACGGAAATATTTACCATCGGTTACATTTATGAGATTGGATGGTAGTACTGATCCAAGAGATCGACAATCAATTGTTAGGAAATTCAATGAAGATCCTTCAATTGAtgtattattgttgacGACAAAAGTTGGTGGATTAGGTCTTAATTTGACTGGAGCTGATACTGTTATATTTGTTGAACATGATTGGAATCCAATGAATGATTTACAAGCCATGGATCGTGCTCATAGATTGGGTCAAAAGAAGGTGGTTAATGTTTATCGATTAATTACTAAAGATACTTTAGAAGAGAAAATCATGGGAttacaaaaattcaaaatgaaTATTGCTTCTACAATTGTCAACCAACAAAATGCCGGTTTACAATCAATGGatacaaatcaattattggacttgtttgatgttgatgatactggtaatggtaatggtaatggtggTAAAATTGAAGAACCAATTAAAGAGGAAACCGATAccaatggtggtggtggtccTGCTAATGGAGATATTCCAGACGATATTACTGGTGGTCTTACTGGTAAAGCTGCTGGAGCTGTTGGTGAATTGGCTGATTTATGGGATGAATCACAATATGAAGAAGAGTATaatcttgataatttcattaaaacTCTTAAATAG